Proteins from one Prevotella sp. E2-28 genomic window:
- a CDS encoding endo-1,4-beta-xylanase, which translates to MLKLNQTISCLALAAMCLSPLATKAQLSTNPDKFLGNITTRYSMDAGGGVPAFYKLWNQVTPENESKWASVEGNKGTFNWGGADNAFNYAKNHNFTYKFHALVWGAQYPSWLENQTPKDRYASFVNWFNKVKAHYPHLPLIDVVNEAVGTHQPGNPMIKESWGGGGKTGYDWLIKAFEMAYERFPNSILIYNDYNTFQWNTNEYIDLVRALRDSGAPIDAYGCQSHDLTDCNVNNFKTAETNIQNALKMPFYSTEYDIGTADDALQLQRYKEQIPYMWEKPYCAGITLWGYVYGATWTTDGNSGLYKNGAERPAMTWLKEYMASDAAKNAKSPFPGMKKRVGVYIKAKDFKVAKGDTVPIKVRTYITDDARKEKADIAIDSVLFYDGSTLISKMTAEPYIVQYSSTATGYRTLKAVVYTNDGNSYERYSRINVLTSTTKREPFNGTPTELPGTIDAKEFDKGASGVSFYNAARSYTTATKDDGWMEYTVDVKEKGIYSFDIEVAATKTGGRFHLSEYGLDNLTFLSDYIDVPKTGSSSSAVQTLHGVLKDTLTAGIHTICMNIEKGGFYVRSLTFNRYEVDNTMTVTVVAKPATISVGDTTQLVVTTKLASGSTSTITGVNVYSNDLLIGTVTKSPDTLQYVPTAKGSYSIVAIATNSEGKSKTSSKKTLKVNGKRIPYKSTPIVLPGIIQAENFDKGGEGFTFHDKDSQNEGDASYRTDNEGLDLVKGNSGTAIGYTSSGEWTEYTVNVKEPGEYSFEATCSNGSSSNGGFTINTVKGTTVTKIGTVTVTPTGGWDTYKVMTGKLTKNLAEGEQILRFTISSSANCNIDKVNFICTLNTGIQQVETLQPQRTVIYNLKGQKVDANYKGIIIKNGRKVLKR; encoded by the coding sequence ATGCTAAAATTAAACCAAACCATTTCTTGTCTGGCATTGGCTGCAATGTGTCTTTCTCCGCTAGCGACGAAGGCGCAGTTGTCCACCAATCCCGACAAATTCCTGGGAAACATTACAACCCGCTATTCGATGGACGCAGGTGGCGGTGTGCCTGCTTTTTATAAGCTCTGGAACCAGGTGACACCAGAGAACGAGTCGAAGTGGGCCTCGGTAGAGGGCAACAAGGGCACTTTCAACTGGGGAGGTGCTGATAATGCCTTCAACTATGCCAAGAACCATAACTTCACCTACAAGTTCCATGCCCTGGTATGGGGTGCCCAGTATCCCAGTTGGCTTGAGAACCAAACGCCAAAGGATCGCTATGCTTCATTTGTGAACTGGTTCAATAAGGTGAAGGCACATTATCCCCATCTGCCCCTGATTGACGTGGTGAACGAGGCCGTAGGTACCCACCAGCCTGGCAATCCCATGATTAAAGAGTCGTGGGGTGGTGGCGGCAAGACGGGCTACGACTGGCTGATCAAGGCTTTCGAGATGGCTTACGAGCGTTTCCCGAATTCTATTCTGATTTACAATGACTATAACACCTTCCAGTGGAACACCAACGAGTATATCGACCTGGTGCGTGCCCTGCGTGATAGTGGTGCGCCCATCGATGCATATGGTTGTCAGAGTCACGACCTGACCGACTGTAACGTCAATAACTTCAAGACAGCAGAGACCAATATCCAGAACGCCCTGAAGATGCCTTTCTACAGCACCGAGTATGACATTGGTACTGCCGATGATGCCCTCCAGTTGCAGCGCTACAAGGAGCAGATTCCCTATATGTGGGAGAAGCCTTATTGCGCAGGTATCACCCTATGGGGCTATGTCTATGGTGCCACTTGGACTACCGATGGCAACTCTGGTCTTTATAAGAACGGTGCAGAGCGTCCTGCTATGACTTGGTTGAAGGAATATATGGCTAGCGATGCTGCCAAGAATGCCAAGAGTCCCTTCCCTGGCATGAAGAAACGCGTGGGTGTGTATATCAAGGCTAAGGACTTCAAGGTGGCTAAAGGCGATACAGTGCCCATCAAGGTGCGTACCTACATCACCGATGATGCTAGGAAGGAAAAGGCTGACATAGCCATTGACTCCGTATTGTTCTACGATGGCTCCACGCTCATCTCAAAGATGACTGCAGAGCCCTATATCGTGCAGTATTCTTCTACTGCCACGGGCTATCGTACGCTGAAGGCCGTGGTCTATACCAACGATGGAAACAGTTACGAGCGCTACAGCCGTATCAACGTGCTGACCTCTACCACAAAGCGTGAGCCTTTCAACGGCACCCCCACAGAGTTGCCTGGCACCATTGATGCCAAGGAATTCGACAAAGGTGCTTCGGGGGTTTCCTTCTATAATGCTGCGCGTAGCTATACCACCGCCACCAAGGATGACGGCTGGATGGAATATACTGTTGACGTAAAGGAAAAGGGTATCTATTCATTTGATATAGAAGTGGCAGCCACGAAGACTGGTGGTCGTTTCCACCTCTCAGAATATGGTCTGGACAACCTAACATTCCTTTCCGACTATATTGACGTGCCAAAGACTGGTTCCAGCTCTTCTGCTGTCCAGACCCTTCATGGCGTTCTGAAAGACACGCTCACAGCAGGCATACACACCATCTGTATGAATATTGAGAAGGGTGGTTTCTATGTGAGGAGCCTTACGTTTAATCGCTATGAGGTGGATAATACTATGACTGTAACAGTTGTTGCCAAACCCGCCACTATCAGTGTGGGTGATACGACACAGCTTGTCGTGACAACGAAACTGGCTTCAGGTTCTACAAGCACGATTACTGGCGTGAACGTATATTCTAACGACCTGCTGATTGGTACAGTAACCAAGAGTCCTGATACGTTGCAATATGTACCTACGGCAAAAGGTTCTTATTCTATTGTAGCCATAGCTACTAATAGCGAGGGTAAGAGTAAGACCTCGTCGAAGAAGACATTGAAAGTTAATGGTAAGCGTATTCCTTATAAGAGCACGCCTATTGTACTGCCAGGTATCATACAGGCTGAGAACTTCGATAAGGGTGGCGAGGGCTTTACCTTCCACGATAAGGACAGCCAGAACGAGGGCGATGCCAGCTACCGCACCGATAACGAAGGCCTTGACCTCGTGAAGGGCAACAGCGGTACAGCTATCGGCTACACCTCTAGTGGTGAATGGACGGAATATACCGTTAACGTGAAAGAGCCTGGTGAATACTCGTTCGAGGCTACCTGCTCTAACGGAAGCAGCAGCAATGGTGGCTTCACCATCAACACAGTGAAAGGCACCACCGTCACAAAGATTGGTACGGTTACAGTAACGCCTACAGGCGGATGGGATACCTACAAGGTGATGACAGGTAAACTGACGAAGAACCTGGCCGAGGGTGAGCAGATTCTGCGCTTCACCATCAGTAGCTCGGCTAACTGCAACATCGACAAGGTGAACTTCATCTGCACGCTGAACACTGGCATTCAGCAGGTAGAGACGCTACAGCCCCAGCGCACCGTGATCTACAACCTGAAGGGTCAGAAGGTGGATGCTAACTATAAGGGCATCATCATCAAGAATGGCCGAAAGGTTTTGAAACGATAA
- a CDS encoding leucine-rich repeat domain-containing protein translates to MILLTACGDDDSNHELLDYGEVVVKDDGTTSDGSVFSVIDDQHFYLDYIKYTLLTDSTLSVSDYDKNNFYFDTKIASKVVYKGNTYKTLYIRANAFYNCLYLRNITIPKDIKRINDRAFSGCAKLESISIPDSVVYIGESVFYGCSGLKSIFVNPGNKIYDSRHNCNAIIKKEEISIGIDNLPITGSKLVTGCKNTIIPPDVRFIGNSAFGGCTGLTSIDIPTNVVHIGSYAFSGCTGLEKVVLPKKLTKIGASAFKNCISLTSIHLESDTPLEINTPIFDNDIYSRATLYVPVGSLELYKQTAPWKWFEKIVEE, encoded by the coding sequence ATGATACTATTGACCGCTTGCGGTGACGATGATTCTAATCATGAACTATTGGATTATGGTGAGGTTGTGGTAAAAGATGACGGAACCACATCGGATGGCAGTGTTTTTTCTGTCATTGACGACCAGCATTTCTATTTGGATTATATAAAGTATACTTTATTGACTGATAGTACACTTTCAGTGTCAGATTATGACAAGAACAACTTCTATTTTGACACTAAGATTGCCTCAAAGGTAGTATATAAAGGTAACACGTACAAAACACTGTATATCAGGGCAAACGCATTCTACAACTGTCTTTATTTGAGAAACATTACAATTCCTAAAGATATTAAAAGGATTAACGACAGAGCATTCTCCGGATGCGCGAAACTGGAAAGCATTAGTATTCCCGATAGCGTGGTCTATATAGGAGAATCTGTCTTTTATGGCTGTTCCGGTTTGAAAAGCATCTTTGTTAATCCAGGTAATAAGATATATGATTCCCGCCACAATTGCAATGCTATTATCAAGAAAGAAGAAATCAGCATCGGAATCGACAACTTGCCGATAACTGGCAGTAAACTTGTTACTGGATGTAAAAACACGATTATACCTCCTGATGTAAGATTTATTGGCAATTCTGCGTTTGGCGGATGTACTGGTCTTACCAGCATAGACATTCCTACAAACGTGGTTCATATTGGCTCATACGCTTTTTCCGGTTGCACAGGTCTGGAAAAAGTCGTTCTCCCCAAGAAACTAACCAAGATTGGCGCTAGCGCCTTCAAAAACTGCATCAGCCTAACCTCTATCCATCTTGAGAGTGATACGCCTTTAGAGATTAATACACCTATTTTTGATAATGATATTTATTCTCGTGCCACACTATATGTTCCTGTAGGTTCTCTTGAACTGTACAAGCAAACTGCTCCCTGGAAATGGTTCGAGAAAATTGTTGAGGAATAA
- a CDS encoding C25 family cysteine peptidase, with product MKRISILLSIIMLSSMLSIGQSVKHISLSFNKDDFEFKQDISGSFYIIPKQYEYFLQSDTLLPALPYIGYNVLISNTDLYDAITFSCSKALIQSDVLMSPNPVEIPTNILHSGKSYKWPISYKQKIYPNQYVEYGGMDESEGYRLLSFHVCPFEYDAVTRNLYLRTSIDIDIRLRHSSSTSKSFARHGNESNIKEMIRKMIINPEDLTDTNLSATRTVTDNGLYRQSGYEYVIVTSNQFKNAFQELASWKSHKGIRSKVITVEEIDTTYSGATKQEKIKRAIADIDSLSYVLLGGDTINVPTCMCYIGKEGVTDSITPADIYYACLGTMNWDQNGNGFYGELNDSVSLIPSLVVSRAPVSTIEDVQVFVNRIINYESAPDTTNWQDNILMSGSMLDTIVNGVSDTQIKSQTMYNRYIANPSHPTSWNGVQTQFYDTYTDMSNDGTYEFCASNLQSELAKGYTFVDVMTHGAEDAWQMEGNNPIPTYNNTHASALTNSGYTIIITTACLTNAFDYHTMSSKCLSQHFINNGQSGILAYLGTSRENWLGDNNINIGEGAKFNGLTYYRLFDDKYHRLGNAITNVKSGRKPSVTATEYNKSRKVWMGLNLMGDPEMPVYLSKPQYFHNVDIQFVNDSIYVNAGTNGFDICFINQNDSTEYYIARNIPDSVVVFSRLNGVFDVCLTKPGYVPYSTVCENTYLQNLTWTGTKNYESKHVMIGSDVTNKVAQGPVVVNSGSTRIKASHSATITKDFEVRQGAEFIITNE from the coding sequence ATGAAGAGAATTTCAATATTATTAAGCATAATAATGCTTTCTTCTATGTTATCAATAGGTCAAAGCGTTAAACATATCTCATTGTCTTTTAATAAAGATGACTTTGAGTTTAAGCAAGATATATCAGGCAGTTTCTATATTATTCCGAAACAATATGAATACTTTTTACAATCTGACACACTCTTGCCTGCGCTTCCTTATATTGGTTATAATGTTCTTATCAGTAATACAGATTTGTATGATGCTATAACCTTCTCATGTTCAAAGGCACTTATCCAAAGTGATGTGTTAATGTCTCCAAATCCAGTGGAAATACCAACAAATATTCTTCATTCTGGCAAGAGCTATAAATGGCCTATTTCATATAAACAGAAAATATATCCAAATCAATATGTGGAATATGGCGGTATGGATGAAAGCGAAGGCTACAGACTTCTCTCTTTTCATGTTTGCCCATTTGAATACGATGCGGTTACACGTAATCTGTATCTGAGAACATCTATTGACATTGACATCCGGTTAAGACATTCTTCTTCAACTTCCAAATCATTTGCTCGTCATGGAAATGAAAGTAATATTAAGGAAATGATAAGAAAAATGATTATTAATCCTGAAGATCTAACAGATACTAATTTATCAGCAACTAGAACAGTCACAGACAACGGACTTTATCGTCAATCAGGCTATGAGTATGTTATTGTAACCAGCAACCAATTTAAAAATGCTTTCCAAGAACTGGCTTCTTGGAAAAGTCACAAGGGTATTCGTTCTAAAGTTATTACAGTAGAAGAAATTGATACAACCTATAGCGGGGCGACTAAACAAGAAAAGATAAAAAGAGCGATTGCAGACATTGATAGTCTTTCTTATGTACTATTAGGTGGCGACACAATTAATGTACCAACATGTATGTGCTATATAGGTAAAGAAGGTGTTACTGACAGTATTACCCCTGCAGATATTTATTATGCTTGTTTGGGAACAATGAATTGGGATCAAAATGGGAATGGCTTTTATGGTGAGCTTAATGATTCTGTGAGTTTAATCCCATCGCTTGTAGTTTCTAGGGCTCCCGTGTCGACAATAGAGGATGTGCAGGTTTTCGTTAATAGAATTATTAACTATGAAAGTGCCCCTGACACAACCAATTGGCAGGATAATATCTTAATGTCTGGTTCTATGCTAGATACAATAGTCAATGGAGTAAGTGATACTCAAATTAAAAGCCAAACAATGTATAATAGATACATAGCAAATCCAAGTCATCCTACATCATGGAATGGTGTACAAACTCAGTTCTATGACACATATACAGATATGAGTAATGATGGTACATACGAATTTTGTGCGTCAAACCTCCAAAGTGAATTAGCCAAGGGATACACTTTTGTAGATGTGATGACTCATGGGGCAGAAGATGCCTGGCAGATGGAAGGTAACAATCCAATACCGACATACAATAATACTCACGCAAGTGCATTGACAAATAGTGGCTATACGATTATAATTACGACTGCTTGTTTAACTAATGCATTTGATTATCATACAATGTCCAGTAAATGTCTCAGCCAACATTTTATAAATAATGGCCAAAGTGGAATCCTTGCTTATTTGGGTACATCACGCGAGAATTGGCTTGGCGATAATAATATTAATATTGGAGAAGGTGCGAAATTTAATGGATTAACCTATTATAGACTATTTGATGATAAATACCATCGTTTGGGAAATGCAATTACAAATGTCAAATCAGGTAGAAAACCATCAGTAACAGCGACGGAATACAATAAAAGTAGGAAAGTATGGATGGGGCTTAATCTAATGGGAGACCCAGAAATGCCTGTATATCTGTCGAAACCTCAGTATTTCCATAATGTAGATATCCAGTTCGTAAATGACAGCATATATGTAAACGCTGGTACTAATGGTTTTGATATATGTTTTATTAATCAGAATGATTCCACGGAATATTATATCGCTAGGAATATTCCTGACTCAGTAGTTGTTTTCAGTCGTTTAAACGGTGTGTTTGATGTTTGCCTCACCAAGCCCGGATACGTTCCGTATTCCACAGTCTGCGAAAATACATATTTGCAAAACCTGACTTGGACTGGAACAAAAAACTATGAGTCAAAGCATGTAATGATAGGGTCAGATGTTACAAATAAAGTCGCACAAGGTCCTGTTGTCGTTAATAGTGGTAGTACAAGAATAAAAGCAAGCCACAGTGCAACCATAACAAAAGACTTTGAGGTTAGACAAGGAGCGGAATTTATAATCACTAACGAATAA
- a CDS encoding tail fiber domain-containing protein, which translates to MSTPLSWADLSVGSFDNSSYSAYDYGVWINKHGVKSFNIGVKGYATNSSHTERTIGVQGLGGSGAQGWNYGVIGGLGTTRNGAGIFGTLNNHTGVCIQGRYAGFFDGKVYITDTLTVPTVISPSDMRLKENVSSLSTDEAGTLDKVLKIHTVSYNYKQRDYQDSDTASIIPQERLLGAEQQRHFGVIAQELQEIYPELVAEGQDGYLGVNYIELVPILIRSIQELKAELDEVKAKNHDIEKARVARFDDEEPLAVNNSTSVPAGATLAQNTPNPFSERTTIRFTMPENAQNAYIYVFDMSGKMQKQIPVTPDMQSVTIEGYELRAGMYIYSLVVGGKEIDTKRMILSK; encoded by the coding sequence ATGTCGACGCCTCTATCTTGGGCAGACCTTTCTGTGGGAAGTTTTGATAATAGTTCTTATTCAGCCTATGATTACGGAGTCTGGATTAACAAACATGGCGTAAAATCATTCAATATCGGCGTGAAGGGATATGCGACCAATTCCAGTCATACGGAGCGCACTATAGGCGTTCAAGGTTTAGGTGGTTCAGGAGCTCAAGGATGGAATTATGGCGTAATAGGAGGATTGGGAACGACTCGGAATGGTGCGGGAATCTTTGGCACCTTGAATAATCATACAGGTGTTTGTATTCAGGGACGATACGCAGGTTTCTTTGACGGAAAAGTATATATAACGGATACATTAACCGTCCCAACGGTGATATCACCATCTGACATGCGACTTAAAGAAAATGTTTCGTCTTTAAGTACTGATGAGGCTGGTACACTTGATAAAGTATTGAAAATTCATACTGTGTCATACAATTATAAACAGCGTGATTACCAAGACAGTGACACTGCTTCTATAATCCCACAGGAACGCCTGTTGGGAGCTGAGCAACAGCGGCATTTTGGCGTGATAGCACAAGAACTTCAGGAGATATATCCAGAACTAGTTGCTGAAGGGCAAGATGGCTACCTAGGTGTCAACTATATTGAACTGGTACCTATCCTTATCCGCAGTATTCAGGAGTTGAAAGCTGAGTTGGACGAGGTGAAGGCCAAGAATCATGACATAGAGAAGGCCCGTGTTGCAAGGTTCGATGATGAAGAACCATTGGCCGTAAATAATTCGACCTCTGTTCCTGCAGGTGCTACTTTGGCACAGAACACCCCCAATCCTTTCTCTGAGCGTACCACAATCCGCTTCACCATGCCCGAGAACGCACAGAATGCCTATATCTACGTCTTCGATATGTCTGGCAAGATGCAGAAACAGATACCTGTTACCCCCGACATGCAGAGTGTCACCATCGAAGGATACGAACTCCGTGCAGGGATGTATATATACTCGCTTGTAGTAGGAGGCAAAGAGATTGATACCAAGAGAATGATTTTGTCGAAATAA
- a CDS encoding DUF3244 domain-containing protein has protein sequence MKRSFISLLLCVISLHVFCQNPPSTNGIEWEVGRTQPLSGGKPVPKSPEQIPETPEATLEGNVLTFISSHDDYTLTLIDEDDEVVYEVMVPSTVSVVVLPATLTGDYELQLDYGGNFYFYCDINL, from the coding sequence ATGAAAAGATCATTTATTTCTTTATTGTTATGTGTAATCAGTTTACATGTATTCTGTCAGAATCCTCCTTCTACTAATGGTATAGAATGGGAGGTCGGTCGTACCCAACCATTGAGTGGTGGAAAACCAGTTCCAAAATCCCCAGAACAAATTCCAGAAACTCCAGAGGCCACTCTTGAAGGTAATGTTCTTACTTTTATTTCTAGCCATGATGATTACACTTTGACTCTGATTGATGAAGATGACGAAGTAGTCTATGAAGTTATGGTCCCCAGTACCGTCAGTGTTGTCGTCCTTCCTGCGACTCTTACTGGTGATTATGAACTCCAGTTGGACTATGGCGGCAACTTCTACTTCTATTGTGACATAAATCTATAA
- a CDS encoding tetratricopeptide repeat protein: MKQIITFLLLTFISIIVASCADGERMRQQLAELQARNQADSLLTDDSLALTLCDYFDNHGSPNEQMLAHYLLARTYTDMGEAPQALDEFHRAAECADTTTADCNYSQLSRTYGQMAELLYKHQLPRNAIRAFQQAYHFSSLANETNIAPCYYAQQGKCYYDLSLPDSALIITEKAVQMLMACGDTVSANTFKGPLAYCLIEKGDYSKAKKYLDSYEHHSDITEELLKENDDLKLLYIYKGFYYQHIENCDSALYYYYLASHTSSNPNNQALAYRGLHQTYELLHKQDSVGKYAALYVEKNDETVMLASSSALLNMQYLYDYQSFQTLANQKSLEAAQTKQRLIALFFTLLLIIVISCSLIVYLRNRQRLTRQRLFTKYTADMLSYISVKKELKMLQSQSVINEHRVLQAREELEHFRQSIIEVNKKYSDIDNWGMADAIQKVSIVEHLKKKGTKGLVATEQELQDLRRLFKIYQPGFVESIQSTGYALSIKDFNICILIKLNFAPSEVCALLKISSSALSNQRSRLLKKMFGIEGSATLFDEKIRALLFDVEM; this comes from the coding sequence ATGAAACAGATAATAACTTTTTTATTACTAACCTTCATTTCGATTATCGTTGCCTCGTGTGCTGATGGTGAGCGCATGCGCCAGCAACTGGCCGAGCTGCAAGCACGTAATCAGGCAGACTCCCTATTGACTGATGACTCACTGGCTCTCACCCTCTGTGACTATTTCGATAATCACGGTTCACCAAATGAGCAGATGCTGGCTCATTACCTCTTGGCTCGCACCTATACCGATATGGGGGAGGCGCCGCAGGCTCTCGATGAGTTCCATCGTGCAGCAGAGTGTGCAGATACCACTACTGCAGATTGCAATTATTCGCAGTTGTCAAGAACCTATGGACAGATGGCGGAGCTATTATACAAGCACCAATTACCTCGTAATGCTATCCGGGCTTTTCAGCAAGCATATCACTTTTCTAGTCTGGCCAATGAAACGAATATAGCTCCATGTTATTATGCTCAGCAAGGTAAATGCTACTATGATTTGTCACTTCCTGATAGCGCTCTTATCATTACAGAAAAAGCAGTACAGATGCTTATGGCATGTGGCGACACAGTTTCGGCAAACACCTTCAAAGGGCCATTGGCTTATTGTTTAATAGAGAAAGGCGATTACTCGAAAGCAAAAAAATATCTTGATTCTTACGAGCATCATTCTGATATTACGGAAGAACTGCTAAAGGAAAATGACGATCTTAAACTATTGTATATCTACAAAGGATTCTATTACCAGCATATCGAGAACTGTGACTCAGCATTATACTACTATTATTTAGCATCACATACAAGTTCTAATCCCAACAATCAAGCCTTGGCCTATCGTGGACTTCATCAGACTTATGAACTGCTACACAAGCAAGACTCTGTTGGAAAATATGCTGCATTGTATGTAGAAAAGAACGATGAAACGGTAATGTTAGCCTCATCATCTGCATTACTTAACATGCAGTATCTTTATGATTATCAATCGTTCCAGACACTGGCAAATCAGAAGTCACTTGAGGCTGCACAAACAAAACAAAGACTTATCGCTTTGTTCTTTACTCTATTACTGATTATAGTTATCTCTTGTAGTCTTATTGTCTATCTTCGTAATCGTCAACGATTAACAAGACAACGATTATTTACGAAATATACAGCAGACATGCTTAGTTACATTTCTGTGAAAAAAGAACTCAAGATGCTGCAAAGCCAAAGCGTAATAAACGAACACCGTGTTCTACAGGCAAGAGAAGAGCTAGAGCATTTCCGTCAAAGCATAATTGAAGTAAATAAGAAATATTCAGACATAGACAATTGGGGAATGGCGGATGCCATACAAAAAGTATCAATTGTAGAACATCTGAAGAAGAAAGGAACAAAAGGACTGGTAGCTACAGAACAAGAACTGCAAGACCTTCGTAGGTTGTTCAAAATATACCAACCAGGTTTTGTGGAGTCTATTCAATCTACAGGATATGCACTTTCCATAAAAGATTTCAATATATGCATATTGATAAAGTTGAATTTTGCACCTTCTGAGGTTTGCGCTTTATTAAAAATCAGTAGTTCTGCATTGTCCAATCAACGGAGTCGACTGTTGAAGAAGATGTTTGGAATAGAGGGAAGTGCGACTTTATTTGACGAAAAAATAAGAGCATTACTTTTTGATGTAGAAATGTAA